One part of the Phragmites australis chromosome 3, lpPhrAust1.1, whole genome shotgun sequence genome encodes these proteins:
- the LOC133912124 gene encoding coronatine-insensitive protein homolog 2 isoform X2, which translates to MGGEGEDGERRLGRALSFGIPDTALGLVMGYVEDPWDRDAISLVCRHWCRVDALSRKHVTVAMAYSTTPERLFRRFPCLESLKLKAKPRAAMFNLISDDWGGSASPWIRQLSASFHSLKALHLRRMIVSDDDIDVLVRAKARMLVALKLDRCSGFSTSSLALVARCCKKLETLFLEESTIAEKENDEWIRELAANNSVLETLNFFLTDLSASPEYLTLLVRSCQRLETLKISECLMPDLITLFRTAQTLQDFAGGSFDDEDHAAERRNYESYYFPPSLHRLCLLYMGPNEMQILFPYAAALKKLDLQFTFLSTEDHCQIVQRCPNLETLEVRDVIGDRGLEVIAQTCKKLRRLRVERGDDDQGGLEDEQGRVSQVGLMAIAQGCPELTYWAVHVSDITNAALEAIGTFNRNLNDFRLVLLDREAHITELPLDNGVRALLRGCTKLRRFAFYVRPGALSDVGLGYVGEFSKNIRYMLLGNVGQSDHGLLQLSIGCPSLQKLELRGI; encoded by the exons ATGGGCGGCGAGGGCGAGGACGGGGAGCGGCGGCTGGGGCGGGCGCTGAGCTTTGGGATCCCGGACACGGCGCTGGGGCTGGTGATGGGGTACGTGGAGGACCCCTGGGACCGCGACGCCATCTCGCTGGTGTGCCGCCACTGGTGCCGCGTCGACGCGCTCAGCCGCAAGCACGTCACGGTCGCCATGGCATACTCCACCACGCCTGAGCGGCTCTTCCGGCGCTTCCCGTGCCTCGAGTCGCTCAAGCTCAAGGCCAAGCCCCGCGCGGCCATGTTCAACCTCATCTCCGACGACTGGGGTGGGTCGGCCTCGCCGTGGATCCGGCAGCTCTCGGCCTCCTTCCACTCCCTCAAGGCGCTCCACCTGCGCAGGATGATCGTGTCCGACGACGACATCGACGTCCTCGTCCGCGCCAAGGCACGCATGCTCGTCGCGCTCAAGCTCGACCGCTGCTCCGGCTTCTCTACATCCTCCCTAGCGCTCGTCGCCCGCTGCTGCAA GAAACTGGAAACACTGTTCCTGGAAGAAAGTACAATCGCTGAGAAAGAAAATGATGAATGGATTCGCGAGCTTGCCGCAAACAATTCTGTTCTTGAGACACTGAATTTCTTTTTGACAGATCTCAGTGCATCCCCAGAGTATCTTACCCTCCTTGTACGAAGTTGCCAAAGGCTGGAAACTCTGAAGATTAGTGAATGTCTCATGCCTGACTTGATCACTTTGTTCCGTACGGCACAAACACTACAAGACTTCGCTGGTGGTTCCTTCGATGATGAGGATCATGCTGCGGAGAGGAGAAATTATGAAAGCTACTATTTCCCCCCTTCGCTGCACCGCTTGTGTTTGCTCTACATGGGACCAAACGAGATGCAGATACTATTTCCATACGCTGCTGCTTTGAAGAAGTTAGACCTTCAGTTTACATTCCTGAGCACAGAGGATCACTGTCAGATAGTTCAGCGCTGCCCCAATCTAGAAACTTTAGAG GTGAGGGATGTGATAGGGGATCGAGGATTAGAAGTTATTGCACAGACATGCAAGAAATTACGGAGGCTGAGAGTAGAGAGAGGGGatgatgatcaaggaggtcttgaggatgaacaaggTAGGGTTTCACAAGTGGGGTTGATGGCTATAGCCCAAGGCTGCCCTGAGTTGACATACTGGGCAGTGCATGTCTCTGACATTACAAATGCAGCTCTAGAGGCCATTGGTACGTTCAACAGAAATCTTAATGATTTCCGCCTTGTATTGCTTGATAGAGAAGCGCATATTACCGAATTGCCACTTGACAATGGGGTTCGTGCTTTGCTGAGAGGTTGCACCAAACTCCGGAGGTTCGCATTTTATGTAAGACCTGGGGCTCTATCCGACGTTGGCCTTGGCTACGTTGGTGAATTTAGTAAGAATATCCGTTACATGTTGCTCGGTAATGTTGGTCAGTCTGATCATGGACTGTTGCAGTTGTCAATAGGCTGCCCAAGCTTGCAAAAACTGGAGCTAAGAG GGATATAA
- the LOC133912124 gene encoding coronatine-insensitive protein homolog 2 isoform X1, translating into MGGEGEDGERRLGRALSFGIPDTALGLVMGYVEDPWDRDAISLVCRHWCRVDALSRKHVTVAMAYSTTPERLFRRFPCLESLKLKAKPRAAMFNLISDDWGGSASPWIRQLSASFHSLKALHLRRMIVSDDDIDVLVRAKARMLVALKLDRCSGFSTSSLALVARCCKKLETLFLEESTIAEKENDEWIRELAANNSVLETLNFFLTDLSASPEYLTLLVRSCQRLETLKISECLMPDLITLFRTAQTLQDFAGGSFDDEDHAAERRNYESYYFPPSLHRLCLLYMGPNEMQILFPYAAALKKLDLQFTFLSTEDHCQIVQRCPNLETLEVRDVIGDRGLEVIAQTCKKLRRLRVERGDDDQGGLEDEQGRVSQVGLMAIAQGCPELTYWAVHVSDITNAALEAIGTFNRNLNDFRLVLLDREAHITELPLDNGVRALLRGCTKLRRFAFYVRPGALSDVGLGYVGEFSKNIRYMLLGNVGQSDHGLLQLSIGCPSLQKLELRGCFFTERALAIAALQLKSLRYLWVQGYKASPTGTDLMAMGRPFWNIELIAPDQNDPCAEGKAQILAYYSLAGRRSDCPPSVIPLYPAV; encoded by the exons ATGGGCGGCGAGGGCGAGGACGGGGAGCGGCGGCTGGGGCGGGCGCTGAGCTTTGGGATCCCGGACACGGCGCTGGGGCTGGTGATGGGGTACGTGGAGGACCCCTGGGACCGCGACGCCATCTCGCTGGTGTGCCGCCACTGGTGCCGCGTCGACGCGCTCAGCCGCAAGCACGTCACGGTCGCCATGGCATACTCCACCACGCCTGAGCGGCTCTTCCGGCGCTTCCCGTGCCTCGAGTCGCTCAAGCTCAAGGCCAAGCCCCGCGCGGCCATGTTCAACCTCATCTCCGACGACTGGGGTGGGTCGGCCTCGCCGTGGATCCGGCAGCTCTCGGCCTCCTTCCACTCCCTCAAGGCGCTCCACCTGCGCAGGATGATCGTGTCCGACGACGACATCGACGTCCTCGTCCGCGCCAAGGCACGCATGCTCGTCGCGCTCAAGCTCGACCGCTGCTCCGGCTTCTCTACATCCTCCCTAGCGCTCGTCGCCCGCTGCTGCAA GAAACTGGAAACACTGTTCCTGGAAGAAAGTACAATCGCTGAGAAAGAAAATGATGAATGGATTCGCGAGCTTGCCGCAAACAATTCTGTTCTTGAGACACTGAATTTCTTTTTGACAGATCTCAGTGCATCCCCAGAGTATCTTACCCTCCTTGTACGAAGTTGCCAAAGGCTGGAAACTCTGAAGATTAGTGAATGTCTCATGCCTGACTTGATCACTTTGTTCCGTACGGCACAAACACTACAAGACTTCGCTGGTGGTTCCTTCGATGATGAGGATCATGCTGCGGAGAGGAGAAATTATGAAAGCTACTATTTCCCCCCTTCGCTGCACCGCTTGTGTTTGCTCTACATGGGACCAAACGAGATGCAGATACTATTTCCATACGCTGCTGCTTTGAAGAAGTTAGACCTTCAGTTTACATTCCTGAGCACAGAGGATCACTGTCAGATAGTTCAGCGCTGCCCCAATCTAGAAACTTTAGAG GTGAGGGATGTGATAGGGGATCGAGGATTAGAAGTTATTGCACAGACATGCAAGAAATTACGGAGGCTGAGAGTAGAGAGAGGGGatgatgatcaaggaggtcttgaggatgaacaaggTAGGGTTTCACAAGTGGGGTTGATGGCTATAGCCCAAGGCTGCCCTGAGTTGACATACTGGGCAGTGCATGTCTCTGACATTACAAATGCAGCTCTAGAGGCCATTGGTACGTTCAACAGAAATCTTAATGATTTCCGCCTTGTATTGCTTGATAGAGAAGCGCATATTACCGAATTGCCACTTGACAATGGGGTTCGTGCTTTGCTGAGAGGTTGCACCAAACTCCGGAGGTTCGCATTTTATGTAAGACCTGGGGCTCTATCCGACGTTGGCCTTGGCTACGTTGGTGAATTTAGTAAGAATATCCGTTACATGTTGCTCGGTAATGTTGGTCAGTCTGATCATGGACTGTTGCAGTTGTCAATAGGCTGCCCAAGCTTGCAAAAACTGGAGCTAAGAGGTTGTTTCTTTACTGAACGTGCATTGGCCATTGCTGCATTACAGCTCAAGTCACTGAGATACCTATGGGTGCAGGGATATAAGGCATCTCCAACTGGCACCGATCTTATGGCAATGGGACGCCCTTTCTGGAACATTGAACTTATTGCTCCAGACCAGAATGATCCTTGCGCAGAGGGTAAGGCACAGATTCTGGCATACTACTCCCTTGCTGGAAGGAGATCAGATTGCCCTCCGTCCGTAATTCCACTGTATCCAGCAGTTTGA